Proteins from one Chitinophaga oryzae genomic window:
- a CDS encoding Pls/PosA family non-ribosomal peptide synthetase, which translates to MNGYSIVQGPRLQELLHQETLADIFRQSVKAHGHHTALIFQHQSLSYAETDHWSDAVAAMLQARGIGPGSVVGVWWPRGLELHAAILGIVKAGAAYVPLDREMPAERVEGVLTEVKAAACFSQEPLRLDAAILSVPPVPAAAETFTLRAGPTPDDIAYVLYTSGSTGKPKGIPISHRQICHLVRAEQTILNITAHDKVYQGFSVSFDMWCEETWVSYFAGATLWVADSTTAKAIDELGGVLRNEKITILHAVPSLLAVMEDDIPSLRLINAGGEACTPQVLARWGVPPRTFYNSYGPTETTVSATFAALKPGDTITIGHPLPNYNMAVVDDKLNILPLGERGELVITGPGVGHGYIDRPELTREKFVPKPASMDMVPGEMVYRTGDAAIILPDGSIDFQGRLDDQIKLRGYRIELGEIENRLNAVNGVISAAVAVKKDNNEQDQLVGYVTMENGQPFEESFFRTALAKVLPPYMVPGTVLRLDEMPRLPSGKINRKALPLPPAFAQPVTHEAIDANAPLQDRVMAVLAKVFPDKDIHLQQDFFTDLGGHSLLAAAFVSRLRREADVPQASLKDIYIHRPLQVLVDTWNVQPQSSGKKERSFNKVPWWRHLACWIAQTIALLAIFGLFAMQIFLPYLGYYYVEQETSHLGYAIITALCMFCLLPPLFSALIITAKWLIIGKMKAGDYPLWGQYYFRWWLVKTMQRLMPSQFLNGTPLYPAYLRLLGVKIASDAQLAAVTIGAEDLVSIGSDVSISSQAVINNAWVEDGWLKLRAVHLGDHAYIGSSAVIAGDTVMEPWSELQDLSYLPAGSRIATCEVWYGSPAQLKVKKNMDEMPQPLPVSAATRRKYSLIFSLFLLVFPFTVLLPLLPTIITLNQLDNAAPDYNFNYMVITPSLALSYIILFTAQTVVLTRLLQWGIKPGTYPIYSLFYVRKWFADQLMSLTLIVIHPIFATVYISGLFRALGARVGKNTEVSTASSVTHPLLEIGNGAFIADAVTLGESDVRGQQLVLEKTIIHDTSFVGNSALIPQGYELPPNMLIGVLSTPPTKEQLAGSTARDWFGSPAIALPRRQESHFFPPELTTHPSSQRKMARGLVEFVRILIPETMVICCSILFIAYAHDLVTEQSWWQILLKIPFYYLFFLGLPAFLFTVFMKWILTGKYHAVQHPMWTSKVWRSEGTTSTYEALSVPFLLDFLRGTPWLPVLLRFLGVKTGHRVWLNTTDITEFDMVEIGSDAALNEDSGPQTHLFEDRVMKIGPIKIGERTSIGARTIILYDSEIGNDVNIAPLSLVMKGEKLQPGTDWTGSPVRPE; encoded by the coding sequence ATGAACGGCTATAGTATAGTACAAGGACCCCGGCTCCAGGAATTGTTGCATCAGGAAACACTGGCAGATATCTTCAGGCAGTCAGTCAAAGCGCATGGACACCATACTGCGCTGATCTTCCAACACCAATCCCTCTCCTACGCTGAAACAGACCACTGGAGCGATGCAGTGGCAGCCATGCTGCAGGCACGCGGCATAGGCCCGGGCAGCGTGGTGGGCGTATGGTGGCCCCGCGGGCTGGAACTGCACGCTGCCATCCTCGGCATCGTGAAAGCCGGGGCGGCATATGTTCCGCTCGACCGCGAAATGCCTGCCGAAAGGGTGGAAGGCGTGCTCACAGAAGTAAAGGCCGCCGCCTGCTTCAGTCAGGAACCCCTTCGCCTCGATGCAGCCATCCTCTCTGTTCCGCCGGTACCGGCGGCAGCGGAAACATTCACCCTCCGCGCCGGCCCCACGCCGGACGATATTGCCTACGTGCTGTATACGTCCGGCAGCACCGGCAAGCCCAAAGGCATCCCCATCTCCCACCGGCAGATATGCCACCTGGTAAGAGCTGAACAAACCATTCTCAACATCACCGCCCACGATAAGGTGTACCAGGGTTTCTCTGTGTCCTTTGACATGTGGTGCGAGGAAACATGGGTCAGCTATTTCGCCGGCGCCACCCTCTGGGTGGCTGACAGCACGACCGCCAAAGCCATCGATGAACTGGGCGGCGTACTGCGCAACGAAAAAATTACCATCCTCCATGCAGTACCCAGCCTGCTGGCAGTTATGGAAGACGATATCCCCTCCCTCCGCCTGATCAATGCCGGCGGTGAAGCCTGTACCCCACAGGTACTGGCGCGCTGGGGCGTCCCGCCAAGAACATTTTATAACAGCTACGGCCCTACGGAAACAACCGTCAGCGCCACCTTTGCCGCCCTCAAACCCGGCGATACCATTACCATCGGCCATCCCCTGCCCAATTACAACATGGCGGTGGTAGATGATAAACTCAACATTCTCCCCCTCGGAGAAAGAGGGGAACTGGTGATCACCGGCCCGGGCGTCGGACATGGTTACATCGACCGCCCCGAACTCACCCGCGAAAAATTCGTTCCCAAGCCAGCGTCCATGGACATGGTGCCGGGCGAAATGGTATACCGCACCGGCGACGCGGCCATCATCCTGCCCGATGGCAGCATCGACTTCCAGGGCCGCCTCGACGATCAGATAAAACTGCGCGGATACCGTATCGAACTGGGAGAAATTGAAAACCGCCTGAATGCCGTCAACGGCGTCATCTCTGCAGCAGTAGCGGTGAAAAAGGACAACAACGAACAAGACCAGCTGGTAGGATATGTGACAATGGAAAACGGGCAACCTTTTGAGGAAAGCTTTTTCCGTACAGCCCTGGCCAAAGTGCTGCCGCCTTACATGGTGCCCGGCACCGTCCTCCGGCTGGATGAAATGCCCCGCCTTCCCAGCGGAAAAATAAACCGTAAAGCCCTGCCGCTGCCGCCGGCCTTTGCACAACCCGTTACCCATGAAGCGATCGATGCCAACGCTCCGTTGCAGGACAGGGTTATGGCCGTCCTGGCCAAAGTATTCCCCGACAAGGATATCCACCTGCAGCAGGACTTCTTCACCGACCTGGGCGGGCATTCCCTGCTGGCCGCGGCATTTGTGTCGCGCCTGCGCCGCGAAGCCGATGTGCCGCAGGCATCACTGAAAGACATCTATATCCATCGCCCGTTACAGGTCCTTGTAGATACCTGGAACGTGCAACCACAAAGCAGCGGGAAAAAAGAACGCAGCTTCAATAAAGTGCCCTGGTGGCGGCATCTCGCCTGCTGGATCGCCCAAACGATCGCCCTGCTGGCGATCTTCGGCCTGTTCGCCATGCAGATATTCCTGCCTTACCTGGGATACTACTATGTGGAGCAGGAGACCAGTCACCTGGGATATGCCATCATCACCGCGCTGTGCATGTTCTGCCTGCTGCCGCCGCTGTTCTCTGCGCTGATCATCACCGCCAAATGGCTGATCATCGGAAAAATGAAAGCCGGCGACTATCCGCTGTGGGGACAATACTATTTCCGCTGGTGGCTGGTGAAAACCATGCAGCGCCTCATGCCTTCCCAGTTCCTTAACGGCACGCCCCTCTACCCTGCCTATCTGCGGCTGCTGGGCGTTAAAATAGCATCCGACGCACAGCTGGCAGCCGTCACTATCGGGGCGGAAGACCTGGTGAGCATCGGCAGCGACGTCAGCATCAGTTCCCAGGCGGTCATCAACAACGCATGGGTGGAAGACGGCTGGCTCAAACTGCGCGCCGTACACCTCGGCGACCACGCCTACATCGGCAGCAGCGCTGTCATCGCCGGCGACACCGTGATGGAGCCCTGGAGCGAACTGCAGGACCTTAGTTACCTGCCCGCCGGCAGCCGGATAGCGACCTGCGAAGTGTGGTACGGAAGCCCCGCACAGCTGAAAGTGAAGAAAAATATGGATGAGATGCCGCAGCCACTGCCCGTGTCCGCAGCTACCCGCAGAAAATACAGCCTTATTTTCTCGCTGTTCCTGCTGGTATTTCCGTTCACCGTCCTGCTGCCGCTGTTGCCTACCATCATCACGCTCAACCAGCTGGACAACGCAGCGCCGGACTATAACTTCAACTACATGGTCATCACGCCATCGCTGGCGCTGAGTTATATCATCCTGTTCACTGCGCAGACCGTCGTACTGACCCGCCTGTTGCAATGGGGCATCAAGCCCGGCACCTATCCCATTTACAGCCTGTTTTATGTCCGTAAATGGTTTGCCGACCAACTGATGTCACTTACATTGATCGTGATCCATCCTATTTTTGCGACAGTATATATCTCCGGCCTGTTCCGCGCACTGGGCGCCCGCGTCGGTAAAAACACGGAAGTGTCTACCGCCAGCAGCGTCACCCACCCGCTGCTCGAAATCGGCAACGGCGCCTTTATCGCCGACGCCGTTACCCTCGGTGAATCCGATGTACGCGGACAGCAACTGGTCCTCGAAAAAACAATCATCCACGATACCAGCTTTGTGGGTAACAGCGCCCTCATACCACAGGGATACGAGCTGCCGCCCAATATGCTGATCGGCGTATTGTCCACGCCTCCCACAAAAGAGCAGCTGGCCGGCAGTACGGCACGCGACTGGTTCGGCTCTCCCGCCATTGCACTGCCCCGCCGCCAGGAAAGCCACTTCTTTCCGCCGGAACTGACTACCCACCCCTCTTCCCAAAGAAAGATGGCCAGAGGACTGGTAGAATTCGTCCGTATCCTGATACCGGAAACCATGGTCATTTGTTGCAGCATCCTTTTCATCGCCTACGCACATGACCTGGTAACCGAACAGTCCTGGTGGCAGATACTGCTCAAAATACCTTTCTACTACCTCTTCTTCCTTGGCCTGCCGGCTTTCCTCTTTACAGTATTCATGAAATGGATACTGACAGGCAAATACCACGCTGTACAGCATCCGATGTGGACTTCCAAAGTATGGCGCAGCGAAGGCACCACCTCTACCTACGAAGCGCTGTCGGTACCGTTCCTCCTCGATTTTCTCAGGGGCACACCCTGGCTCCCCGTACTGCTGCGCTTCCTGGGCGTAAAAACAGGCCATCGCGTGTGGCTCAATACCACCGACATCACCGAATTTGACATGGTGGAAATAGGCTCCGACGCCGCGCTCAACGAAGACAGCGGTCCGCAGACCCACCTGTTTGAAGACCGCGTCATGAAAATAGGCCCGATAAAAATCGGCGAACGCACCAGCATCGGCGCCCGTACCATCATCCTCTACGACAGTGAAATCGGCAATGATGTGAACATCGCGCCGCTCTCACTGGTGATGAAAGGAGAAAAACTGCAACCTGGCACCGACTGGACCGGCAGCCCGGTCAGACCAGAATAA
- a CDS encoding methylated-DNA--[protein]-cysteine S-methyltransferase produces MNNYDKIATAIAYINDNYREQPELKDMAAAVHMSPFHFQRVFSEWAGVTPKKFLQYLTLHHAKQLLKQEKTTLFDAAFETGLSGTGRLHDLFINIESMTPGEYKNGGKLLHINYSFAESPFGNILVASTSKGICHMAFADNREEALQELITNFPNAQFTQMTDLIQQNALYVFTQEQHRLSEIKLHLKGTAFQLKVWEALLKIPMGNLTTYQQLATTVDNPKASRAVGTAVGQNPVAFLIPCHRVIKATGEFGHYHWGDIRKQAMIGWESARSR; encoded by the coding sequence ATGAACAATTACGATAAAATTGCCACGGCAATTGCATATATCAACGACAACTACAGGGAACAACCCGAATTGAAAGACATGGCGGCTGCCGTACACATGAGCCCGTTCCATTTTCAACGGGTGTTCAGTGAATGGGCGGGCGTTACACCTAAAAAATTTCTGCAATATCTTACATTGCATCACGCCAAGCAACTGCTGAAACAAGAGAAAACAACACTGTTTGACGCTGCCTTTGAAACAGGGCTATCCGGCACCGGCAGGCTGCACGACCTGTTCATCAACATAGAAAGCATGACGCCGGGCGAGTATAAAAACGGCGGAAAATTGCTGCACATCAATTACAGCTTTGCGGAAAGCCCGTTTGGCAATATCCTCGTCGCCTCTACCAGCAAAGGCATCTGTCATATGGCTTTTGCGGACAACCGCGAAGAAGCCCTGCAGGAGCTGATCACCAACTTCCCCAATGCACAGTTTACGCAGATGACAGACCTCATCCAGCAAAATGCCCTCTATGTCTTCACCCAGGAGCAACACCGCCTTTCGGAGATCAAACTCCATCTGAAAGGCACCGCCTTCCAGCTGAAAGTGTGGGAAGCCCTGCTGAAAATTCCCATGGGCAATCTCACCACCTATCAGCAACTGGCAACCACCGTAGATAATCCTAAAGCATCCAGGGCGGTAGGCACCGCTGTAGGCCAGAACCCCGTAGCCTTCCTCATCCCCTGTCATCGCGTGATTAAAGCGACCGGCGAATTTGGCCACTACCATTGGGGAGACATCCGCAAACAGGCAATGATCGGCTGGGAATCCGCACGGAGCAGATAG
- a CDS encoding SusC/RagA family TonB-linked outer membrane protein, protein MRKFLLVVASMLFIASTLLAQSHRTVTGKVTDEQGSALPGVSVSLPGGKTGTVTDAKGAFSLSVPSDAKSLRISFVGYEPKSLPITGENMGTIKLTSDTKAISEVVVVGYGTQRKKEVTGNIASVKGTALANLPVQSFESGLGGRAAGVQITVPNGVVNNPPVFRIRGVNSLSMSAYPLIVIDGVPTFSGDVGSTNAPLNPLSSINPADIESIDIAKDAAATAIYGSRAANGVVLVTTKKGKAGRPRVMYDGWVGMTTPNRLPKLLNAQEYIDTKNEALANAGDSRRYEFNKDANGNNIDTKWLDVVYRDKAISHSHSLSVGGGTENTSYYFSAGYTKQEGILKRNDFIRKNLMLNVDQKVGRIFSVGTKMSFSNENSLISGSSGSLEGEAFSSGGLARLAFLTSPIVAPHNNDGSYNTNGGSGIGGAKGGLNVGIYNPKILLDLDHSNTEANHVQGSVYGQLKPWEWLTLRTQYGIDYILMNNDIYANNKNGDGYSSNGDATSTYTQYKRWMWTNTAQFDKTFNQHSLSVLLGSEQQRDQRERYGIGRQNQMDPYFNNSEGGWLTDLSRNMLRRENYLLSWFSRLNYNYKEKYFVSGSVRQDQYSAFGEDKKKGTFFSVSAGWEITKEDFWADSKLANVFSTLKLRGSYGKVGNYAGLGDYDALSLYRPVPYGERPSLYFSQAGNPNLGWEVSKKTDIGISYGFLNNRITGELSYYYNNIDGLILFVPQIPSAGIPSTSAIATIPANVGKMYNKGVEFSISAAAVTKKDFTWNTSFNIAYNKNEITELAGALDKIPFVTSSLEQTSVNQVGHPASMIYVVRSHGVDPQTGRRIFVNKAGEEVFYNPVGAVFSYADGKPAPAVGAKDAVAYKNTNPKLIGGFENTFRYKNFELNVLLTYQTGFYVYYGSLAGMKDQRYWNNSVEVLDRWKNPGDVSETPKVVYGDNISNGSSFAISANAFKGDFLKLRTVGLTYILPETALKSIHLSGAKVYVRGQNLAILTKYPGPDPEVSSNGNNASGQGIDRNTLGNGRTVTVGLNVNF, encoded by the coding sequence ATGAGGAAATTCTTACTCGTGGTAGCCAGTATGCTGTTTATAGCATCGACTTTACTGGCGCAATCCCACCGTACGGTTACAGGTAAAGTGACCGATGAGCAGGGTTCCGCTTTGCCTGGCGTATCCGTAAGCCTGCCCGGTGGTAAAACTGGTACTGTAACAGACGCCAAAGGTGCGTTTTCCCTATCTGTTCCTTCCGATGCAAAGTCATTACGCATATCCTTCGTGGGATATGAACCTAAGTCCTTACCTATTACCGGAGAGAACATGGGAACTATCAAACTGACATCAGATACAAAAGCGATATCTGAAGTAGTGGTGGTGGGATATGGTACACAACGTAAGAAGGAAGTGACGGGTAACATCGCTTCCGTGAAAGGTACGGCACTGGCCAATTTGCCGGTGCAGAGCTTTGAATCCGGTTTGGGCGGCCGTGCTGCCGGTGTACAGATCACTGTGCCCAACGGTGTTGTGAACAACCCGCCGGTGTTCAGGATCCGTGGCGTCAACTCCCTGTCTATGAGCGCCTATCCGCTGATCGTGATCGACGGGGTGCCTACCTTCAGTGGTGATGTAGGATCTACTAACGCTCCGCTGAACCCTCTGTCCAGCATCAATCCGGCTGACATCGAGTCCATTGATATCGCGAAAGATGCCGCCGCTACTGCTATCTATGGTAGCCGTGCCGCCAACGGCGTAGTACTGGTGACCACCAAGAAAGGTAAAGCCGGCCGCCCGCGCGTGATGTATGACGGCTGGGTAGGCATGACCACCCCTAACCGTTTGCCTAAACTGCTGAACGCGCAGGAGTATATCGACACAAAGAACGAAGCACTGGCCAATGCTGGTGACAGCAGGCGTTATGAGTTTAACAAAGATGCGAACGGCAATAACATCGACACCAAATGGCTGGATGTTGTTTACCGCGACAAGGCCATTTCTCACAGCCATAGCCTGAGCGTAGGCGGTGGTACGGAGAATACCAGCTATTATTTTTCTGCCGGGTATACCAAACAGGAAGGTATCCTGAAAAGAAATGATTTTATCCGCAAAAACCTGATGTTGAACGTAGACCAGAAGGTAGGAAGAATTTTTTCCGTGGGTACCAAAATGTCTTTCTCCAATGAGAACAGCCTGATCTCTGGTTCTTCCGGGTCACTGGAAGGAGAGGCTTTCAGTTCCGGCGGCCTGGCCCGTCTGGCGTTCCTCACTTCCCCGATCGTAGCACCCCACAATAACGACGGTAGCTATAATACGAATGGCGGCTCCGGCATCGGCGGCGCCAAAGGTGGTCTGAACGTGGGTATCTATAACCCCAAGATCCTGCTGGACCTCGATCACTCCAATACAGAGGCGAACCACGTACAGGGAAGCGTGTATGGTCAGCTGAAACCCTGGGAATGGCTGACTTTACGTACGCAGTACGGTATCGACTATATCCTGATGAACAACGATATTTACGCCAATAACAAAAATGGCGACGGTTACAGCTCCAACGGTGACGCTACCAGCACTTATACACAGTATAAAAGATGGATGTGGACCAACACAGCGCAGTTTGACAAAACATTTAACCAGCATAGCCTGAGTGTACTGCTGGGTTCTGAGCAGCAACGCGACCAGCGTGAACGTTATGGTATCGGTCGCCAGAACCAGATGGACCCTTACTTCAATAACTCCGAAGGCGGCTGGTTGACAGACCTGAGCAGGAATATGCTGCGCCGCGAGAACTACCTGTTGTCCTGGTTCTCCCGTCTGAACTATAACTACAAAGAGAAATATTTCGTAAGCGGAAGCGTGCGTCAGGACCAGTATTCAGCGTTTGGTGAAGACAAGAAGAAAGGTACTTTCTTCAGCGTGTCTGCCGGTTGGGAAATCACCAAAGAAGATTTCTGGGCCGACAGCAAACTGGCGAATGTGTTCTCCACCCTGAAGCTGCGTGGTAGCTATGGTAAAGTGGGTAACTATGCCGGTCTGGGCGACTATGATGCGTTGTCTCTCTACAGACCGGTGCCTTATGGCGAAAGACCTTCCCTGTACTTCAGCCAGGCGGGTAACCCTAACCTCGGATGGGAAGTAAGTAAAAAGACAGATATCGGCATCAGCTATGGTTTCCTGAACAACAGGATTACCGGTGAACTGAGCTACTACTATAACAATATCGACGGCCTGATCCTGTTTGTGCCTCAAATCCCTTCCGCCGGTATTCCTTCCACCTCTGCTATTGCCACTATTCCTGCCAACGTAGGCAAGATGTACAATAAAGGGGTGGAGTTCAGCATCAGTGCAGCTGCTGTTACTAAAAAGGACTTTACGTGGAACACCTCTTTCAACATTGCCTACAACAAAAACGAAATCACGGAGCTGGCAGGCGCCCTGGACAAGATTCCGTTTGTGACCAGTTCACTGGAACAGACGAGCGTAAACCAGGTTGGTCATCCGGCCAGTATGATTTATGTTGTTCGTTCTCATGGAGTGGACCCGCAAACCGGCAGAAGGATCTTCGTTAACAAAGCGGGGGAGGAAGTATTCTACAACCCGGTAGGTGCTGTCTTTTCTTATGCAGACGGTAAACCGGCTCCTGCTGTTGGCGCCAAAGACGCGGTGGCTTACAAGAACACCAATCCCAAGCTGATCGGCGGTTTTGAAAACACTTTCCGCTACAAAAATTTTGAGCTGAACGTGTTGCTGACTTATCAGACCGGTTTCTACGTTTACTACGGCAGCCTTGCCGGCATGAAGGACCAACGCTACTGGAACAACAGTGTGGAAGTATTGGACAGATGGAAAAATCCGGGTGATGTCAGCGAAACACCGAAGGTGGTGTATGGCGATAACATCTCCAATGGTTCTTCTTTTGCTATCAGCGCCAATGCGTTTAAAGGGGATTTCCTTAAACTCCGTACAGTGGGGCTGACTTACATACTGCCGGAGACAGCGCTTAAATCCATTCACCTGAGCGGCGCCAAGGTATATGTAAGAGGCCAGAACCTGGCTATCCTGACGAAGTATCCTGGTCCTGACCCTGAAGTATCCTCCAATGGTAACAACGCTTCCGGCCAGGGTATTGACCGTAACACCCTGGGTAATGGCCGTACTGTGACAGTGGGTTTAAATGTTAATTTCTAA
- a CDS encoding c-type cytochrome, translated as MKKTFMVAAALTAAVTLCSLALPQEPEKPKNLKVLPKNISHDELIATMRGFNAALGVKCGYCHVAQKDDPKKLDFASDDNQHKGIARDMMKMTRRINKKYFGKDVMAVSCYTCHHGNEEPKTKPDEAAAK; from the coding sequence ATGAAAAAGACATTCATGGTGGCGGCAGCTTTAACGGCGGCGGTTACCCTATGTTCACTGGCGTTGCCGCAGGAGCCGGAGAAGCCTAAAAACCTCAAAGTCTTACCCAAAAACATCAGTCACGATGAGTTGATTGCCACTATGCGCGGGTTTAACGCGGCGCTGGGCGTAAAGTGCGGCTACTGTCACGTTGCACAAAAAGATGATCCCAAGAAACTGGATTTCGCCAGCGATGATAATCAACACAAAGGCATCGCACGGGATATGATGAAGATGACCCGTCGCATCAACAAAAAGTACTTTGGAAAAGATGTGATGGCTGTGTCCTGTTACACCTGTCACCATGGTAACGAAGAGCCAAAAACCAAACCTGATGAAGCTGCGGCTAAGTAA
- a CDS encoding RagB/SusD family nutrient uptake outer membrane protein — protein MNKISAYILALGLTAFGTACQKDLLTPKPTTDIPDWEAFTLKERIANEATGLYTVMKNGKFLGGKVLIANDVRGEDFVNLTTNNVTLNASWKMTAVGESQEIKEIWSQGYMAINNVNVFLAGMAAKGNAVVGDSLAKIYAGDAKFVRGLSYFSLLQLFARPYWDGAGSKLGLVLFWEPHTRLGDYSRARSTVKETYAQIIRDLDSAETLLPKLTASTRFAANKGNAYSAIALKMKVYLQMGQYDKVLSEGAKLIAGSGPFTSPAGYTLEADLKNLYIPKYAGKEAVIYMPFGASPGDFPGTQTQLGYYYSPASVGGNAEYALSPKGIMGDPAWKETDARRQFILPVGTRSFLVKYSGPSPYLDFSPVLRWAEVLLIQAEAIVRQSNTIDPTAIALLNAVHGRSDPGTVFTPANFTSAADLIDTILKEKHIELLGEGNRAMEIIRLGIPFPGKSATVLEVKPTAPNYIWPISSDELVYNRLAVDNQ, from the coding sequence ATGAATAAAATTAGTGCATATATACTGGCGTTAGGTCTTACTGCTTTTGGCACCGCCTGTCAGAAAGATTTGCTGACACCAAAGCCGACAACCGATATTCCGGACTGGGAGGCATTTACGCTGAAAGAGAGGATTGCCAACGAAGCTACCGGTTTGTACACCGTGATGAAAAACGGTAAGTTCCTGGGAGGCAAGGTCCTGATCGCAAACGATGTAAGAGGAGAGGATTTTGTGAACCTGACGACCAACAACGTAACCCTGAATGCTTCCTGGAAGATGACCGCCGTAGGGGAGTCGCAGGAGATCAAGGAGATCTGGTCACAGGGATATATGGCCATTAACAATGTCAATGTATTCCTGGCCGGTATGGCCGCCAAGGGCAACGCCGTGGTGGGCGACTCACTGGCAAAGATATACGCCGGCGACGCCAAGTTCGTAAGAGGGCTGTCTTATTTCTCCCTGCTGCAGTTGTTTGCCCGCCCTTACTGGGATGGCGCCGGCAGCAAACTGGGGCTGGTACTTTTCTGGGAACCGCATACCAGGCTGGGTGACTACTCCCGTGCGCGCAGCACTGTGAAAGAGACCTATGCGCAGATCATCCGTGACCTGGACTCAGCAGAAACACTGCTGCCCAAGCTGACGGCATCTACACGATTTGCTGCCAACAAGGGCAATGCTTACAGCGCCATCGCCCTGAAGATGAAAGTGTACCTGCAAATGGGGCAGTACGATAAGGTACTGAGCGAAGGCGCCAAGCTGATTGCCGGTTCCGGCCCGTTCACTTCTCCCGCCGGTTACACGCTGGAAGCAGACCTGAAGAACCTGTACATTCCCAAATACGCTGGTAAAGAAGCGGTGATATATATGCCGTTCGGTGCTTCTCCCGGCGATTTCCCGGGTACGCAGACGCAGCTGGGCTACTATTACAGCCCTGCATCCGTAGGCGGTAATGCTGAATATGCCCTGAGCCCTAAAGGCATTATGGGAGATCCCGCATGGAAAGAGACCGATGCCAGAAGGCAGTTTATCCTGCCGGTAGGCACGCGTTCTTTCCTGGTAAAGTATTCCGGTCCGAGCCCTTACCTGGACTTTTCCCCGGTGCTGCGTTGGGCAGAAGTGCTGCTGATCCAGGCGGAAGCGATCGTGCGCCAGTCCAATACCATAGATCCTACTGCCATCGCTTTGCTGAACGCCGTACATGGACGTTCAGACCCGGGCACTGTATTTACCCCAGCCAATTTCACCAGTGCGGCTGACCTGATTGATACTATTCTGAAAGAAAAACATATTGAATTACTGGGAGAAGGCAACAGGGCGATGGAGATTATCCGGCTGGGTATTCCGTTTCCCGGTAAGAGCGCAACCGTGCTGGAAGTGAAGCCTACCGCGCCTAACTACATCTGGCCTATCTCTTCCGATGAGCTGGTGTATAACAGGCTGGCGGTGGACAACCAGTAA
- a CDS encoding SRPBCC domain-containing protein, whose translation MSTPGNTIGHTASQGWEIGVRRTFALSPAAAWETLFSQPVLGVWLDNKADIAFQKGDTYTTASGITITVTSVTDIKVIRMKWQQKGQTDASTLQIRVIPAKEKTTVSFHHEWLANSAEREAMKNYWTHVLDAIGRTLEG comes from the coding sequence ATGAGTACACCTGGAAATACTATCGGACATACCGCCTCCCAGGGGTGGGAAATTGGAGTAAGACGCACCTTCGCCCTTTCACCGGCCGCCGCCTGGGAAACACTTTTCTCCCAGCCTGTCCTCGGCGTATGGCTGGACAACAAAGCCGATATCGCCTTTCAGAAGGGAGACACCTACACCACCGCTTCCGGCATAACCATCACCGTTACCAGTGTTACGGATATAAAAGTGATCCGGATGAAATGGCAGCAAAAAGGACAGACAGACGCCTCTACCTTACAGATAAGGGTAATCCCGGCCAAAGAAAAAACTACGGTCAGCTTTCATCACGAATGGCTTGCCAACAGCGCCGAGCGCGAAGCCATGAAGAACTACTGGACACATGTCCTCGATGCTATCGGCCGTACACTGGAAGGATAA